The Fibrobacter sp. region GAACTTTTCCACCCACGCCTACGGGGAACTCGGGCCAGACCAGGCTCAGCCCTACCTTCAAGACGTGCTGGACTTTTGCCGGATGGCCCTTGCAGAGCGCCCCGACCTGTACCTCAATCTAAGGCTCTGGAACGCGGGAGACTTTCCCGACGCAGACCGCCAGCGGGGCTGGAACCGCCTGATGGTTGCCCGGGTCGCACAGACATTCGGCCTCGACAGCAAAGACGTTCTGGACCCGGAACATTTCTGTAGCCGTCACAAGAGCTTTCCCGTCCAGGGCAGGCTCTACCTGCACCAAGACTCCCGCTTTGAATGGCCCGGGTTAGACGAGAGACGAGAGGCGAGAGACGAGAGATATGTACAGGGAACCTGCCACGGGTTAGA contains the following coding sequences:
- a CDS encoding radical SAM protein, with protein sequence MLNSIYIEITDACNLNCSFCPCGKSAHSSCDKTVAKNAPTSSGAHRTFMDSALFERCIQQAALHAENVYFHILGEPTLHPGFVHYLKALESTPLKLNLTTNGSTIARVGKHLLQSGALRQVNFSTHAYGELGPDQAQPYLQDVLDFCRMALAERPDLYLNLRLWNAGDFPDADRQRGWNRLMVARVAQTFGLDSKDVLDPEHFCSRHKSFPVQGRLYLHQDSRFEWPGLDERREARDERYVQGTCHGL